From the genome of Haloarcula limicola, one region includes:
- a CDS encoding NAD+ synthase yields the protein MAEADTVVRADSPLDLTFSEAELEAHREHITEFVEAQLDAAGVERAVIGLSGGIDSTLTSYLAAEAVGADALHGLVMPSEVNREDNMSDAERIAEELLGIEYDVIEINPIVDAVLDTYPEAAGDQMAVGNLRVRCRALLNYLVANHENALVLGTGNRSESLVGYYTKYGDGAVDCHPIAPLYKQQVRQLATHVGVPDDLVDKTPSAEMWSGQTDAEEMGMDYDTLDSVLALHIDGGVPKAATADHIGVPESAVERVREMYEGSAHKRAMPPGPTPLY from the coding sequence ATGGCCGAAGCCGACACCGTCGTGCGGGCCGACAGTCCGCTCGACCTGACCTTCTCGGAGGCGGAACTCGAGGCGCACCGCGAGCACATCACCGAGTTCGTCGAGGCGCAACTCGACGCCGCGGGGGTCGAGCGGGCGGTCATCGGCCTCTCGGGCGGCATCGACAGCACGCTGACCAGCTATCTGGCGGCCGAGGCGGTGGGTGCCGACGCGCTCCACGGCCTCGTGATGCCGAGCGAGGTCAACCGCGAGGACAACATGAGCGACGCCGAGCGGATCGCCGAGGAACTGCTGGGCATCGAGTACGACGTCATCGAGATAAACCCGATCGTCGACGCGGTCCTCGACACGTACCCCGAGGCCGCCGGCGACCAGATGGCGGTCGGCAACCTCCGGGTGCGCTGTCGGGCGCTGTTGAACTACCTCGTGGCGAACCACGAGAACGCGCTCGTGCTGGGGACCGGAAATCGCAGCGAGTCGCTGGTGGGCTACTACACGAAGTACGGCGACGGCGCGGTCGACTGCCATCCCATCGCGCCGCTGTACAAACAGCAGGTCCGCCAGCTCGCGACCCACGTCGGCGTCCCCGACGACCTCGTGGACAAGACGCCGAGCGCGGAGATGTGGAGCGGACAGACCGACGCCGAAGAGATGGGGATGGACTACGACACGCTGGACTCGGTTCTCGCCCTGCATATCGACGGTGGGGTGCCGAAGGCCGCCACCGCCGACCACATCGGCGTCCCCGAGAGCGCCGTCGAGCGAGTCCGCGAGATGTACGAGGGCAGCGCGCACAAGCGCGCGATGCCGCCGGGACCGACGCCGCTGTACTGA
- a CDS encoding DUF7383 domain-containing protein, whose amino-acid sequence MSHRANYARCTFLQHLGPSEDSLDVPWADFSGDSTDRATFDVPTDTPSEPYVEMQVYDVSEFGHEIRLNGESLSGFDIAPGEGWNYWMDTIGTDQIRLGENALQFRRDVDTDDAFVIGTAVVHWKEPTE is encoded by the coding sequence ATGTCACATCGCGCCAACTACGCACGCTGTACGTTTCTCCAGCATCTCGGCCCGTCGGAGGACTCGCTCGACGTGCCGTGGGCGGACTTCTCGGGCGACAGCACCGATCGAGCGACCTTCGACGTGCCGACCGACACGCCCAGCGAGCCCTACGTCGAGATGCAGGTGTACGACGTGAGCGAGTTCGGCCACGAGATCCGGCTGAACGGGGAGTCCCTATCCGGGTTCGACATCGCGCCGGGCGAGGGCTGGAACTACTGGATGGACACCATCGGCACGGACCAGATTCGCCTCGGCGAGAATGCCCTGCAGTTCCGGCGCGACGTGGACACCGACGACGCCTTCGTCATCGGCACGGCCGTCGTCCACTGGAAAGAGCCGACCGAGTGA
- the thsB gene encoding thermosome subunit beta encodes MQGQPMIILGEDAQRMKDKSAQEHNISAARAVAESVRSTLGPKGMDKMLVSSMGDVTVTNDGVTILSEMDIDNPTASMIVEVAETQEDEAGDGTTSAVAIAGELLKNAEDLLDQDIHPTAIIKGFDMAAKEAKQEINDIATEVDPSDEELLKSVAETSMTGKGAELNKDLLAQIIVDAVNAVTVEADDGSVIADLEYLNIETQTGSSAGNSELLEGAVIDKDPVHEEMATEVEDANVLLMDTAIELEETEVDAQLSVDDPSQLQNFLDQEEQQLKDLVDKVEATGANVLFCQKNIDDMAQHYLAEKGILAVKRAKKSDIEFLKEVLGANVVSDLDSASEDDLGHGSVTRDEGEGLFYVEGTGEDAHGVTLLLRGSTDHVVDELERGVTDALDVVASTVANGSVLGGGGAPEVEVAARLRDYADGVEGREQLAVEAFADALEIIPRTLAENAGLDSIDTLVDLRAAHEDGEVSAGLNVFTGDVEDTLETGVVEPAHAKTQAVSSAAEAANLVLKIDDIIAAGDLSTSGDGDEGPGGPGGAPGGMGGMGGGMGGMM; translated from the coding sequence ATGCAGGGCCAGCCGATGATAATTCTCGGCGAGGACGCCCAGCGGATGAAGGACAAGTCCGCACAGGAACACAACATCTCGGCCGCTCGCGCGGTCGCCGAGTCCGTACGCTCGACACTCGGCCCGAAGGGGATGGACAAGATGCTCGTCTCCTCGATGGGCGACGTGACCGTCACGAACGACGGCGTCACCATCCTCTCGGAGATGGACATCGACAACCCGACGGCCTCGATGATCGTCGAGGTCGCCGAAACGCAGGAGGACGAGGCCGGTGACGGCACCACCTCCGCCGTCGCCATCGCCGGCGAACTCCTGAAGAACGCGGAGGATCTCCTCGACCAGGACATCCACCCGACGGCCATCATCAAAGGGTTCGACATGGCCGCGAAGGAGGCGAAACAGGAGATAAACGACATCGCTACCGAGGTCGACCCCAGCGACGAGGAACTGCTGAAGAGCGTCGCCGAGACGTCGATGACCGGCAAGGGCGCGGAACTCAACAAGGACCTCCTCGCCCAGATCATCGTCGACGCGGTCAACGCCGTCACCGTCGAGGCCGACGACGGCTCCGTCATCGCGGACCTCGAGTACCTCAACATCGAGACCCAGACCGGTAGCTCCGCCGGCAACTCCGAACTGCTCGAAGGCGCGGTCATCGACAAGGACCCCGTCCACGAGGAGATGGCGACCGAAGTCGAGGACGCGAACGTCCTCCTGATGGACACCGCCATCGAACTCGAGGAGACGGAGGTCGACGCCCAGCTTTCCGTCGACGACCCGAGCCAGCTCCAGAACTTCCTCGACCAGGAGGAACAGCAGCTCAAGGACCTCGTCGACAAGGTCGAGGCGACGGGCGCGAACGTCCTGTTCTGTCAGAAGAACATCGACGACATGGCCCAGCACTACCTCGCGGAGAAGGGCATCCTCGCGGTCAAGCGCGCGAAGAAGTCCGACATCGAGTTCCTCAAGGAGGTCCTCGGGGCGAACGTCGTCTCGGACCTCGACTCGGCCAGCGAGGACGACCTCGGCCACGGCTCGGTCACCCGCGACGAGGGCGAGGGCCTGTTCTACGTCGAGGGCACCGGCGAGGACGCCCACGGCGTCACGCTGCTGCTCCGCGGCTCGACCGACCACGTCGTGGACGAGCTCGAACGCGGCGTCACCGACGCGCTGGACGTCGTCGCCTCCACCGTCGCCAACGGCTCGGTGCTCGGCGGCGGCGGCGCGCCCGAAGTCGAGGTCGCCGCCCGCCTGCGCGACTACGCCGACGGCGTCGAGGGCCGCGAACAGCTGGCCGTCGAGGCCTTCGCAGACGCGCTGGAGATCATCCCGCGCACGCTGGCGGAGAACGCCGGACTCGACAGCATCGACACGCTGGTCGACCTGCGCGCAGCCCACGAGGACGGCGAGGTCAGCGCCGGCCTGAACGTCTTCACCGGCGACGTCGAGGACACGCTCGAAACCGGCGTCGTCGAGCCGGCTCACGCGAAGACGCAGGCCGTCTCCTCGGCCGCCGAGGCCGCGAACCTCGTGCTCAAAATCGACGACATCATCGCTGCCGGCGACCTCTCGACCTCCGGTGACGGAGACGAGGGGCCCGGCGGCCCCGGCGGTGCGCCCGGCGGCATGGGCGGCATGGGCGGCGGTATGGGCGGCATGATGTAA
- a CDS encoding sensor histidine kinase: MRPLSQLLSRVGGRRLISVLGGLYLALAVGFPATLLTGGRTVGDISLASLLVGGSGLVLLYSSYRIPQTRVRPELYDVVAGWCVRAIGVMVGILLLAALFGTLDDPLSGVPILSSLASVAGLGVGYQDAKARTRALDAEEQQRAAERYSRELERYKTIVETVNDGIFVADAADRFTLVNDAYTRLVGYDRETLVGADTALVAAEGTDVEGIRRTVEREVGSGDGKSKTYASQISTASGETIDAEMTVAPLPSQADAAPDKVVVVRDVTERNERERRLEAQNERLDSFAGMLAHELRNPVNIGQIYSAQLPAEPNPDAVGYVADAFDRIEDIIDVMLVITGERDVVPSSGPVQLAAVALEAWEEVDAPGATLELELDFAAAVDETYTRHLFRNLFENAIEHGGSDVTLTVGELPTGFYVADDGIGISESTRREIFQSGYTTAGDQGGMGLGLAFVRQLTDVYGWTCSVTESESGGARFEFENVTDGVA; this comes from the coding sequence ATGCGCCCCCTCTCACAGTTGCTCTCGCGGGTCGGGGGACGCCGGCTCATCTCCGTGCTCGGCGGCCTGTATCTCGCTCTCGCCGTCGGCTTTCCGGCCACGCTGCTCACCGGCGGGCGGACGGTCGGCGACATCTCCCTGGCGTCGCTCTTGGTCGGCGGCAGCGGGCTGGTGCTCCTCTACAGCAGTTATCGCATCCCGCAGACGCGCGTCCGTCCGGAGCTGTACGACGTGGTCGCGGGGTGGTGCGTCCGCGCCATCGGCGTGATGGTCGGCATCCTGCTTCTCGCGGCGCTTTTCGGGACGCTCGACGACCCGCTCTCCGGCGTCCCCATCCTGTCGTCGCTCGCCAGCGTCGCCGGGCTCGGCGTCGGCTATCAGGACGCGAAGGCGAGGACCCGCGCGCTGGACGCCGAGGAACAACAGCGCGCGGCAGAGCGCTACAGCCGGGAACTCGAACGGTACAAGACCATCGTCGAGACGGTCAACGACGGCATCTTCGTCGCCGACGCGGCGGACCGGTTCACGTTGGTCAACGACGCCTACACGCGGCTGGTCGGCTACGACCGCGAGACGCTCGTCGGCGCGGACACGGCGCTCGTCGCCGCCGAGGGGACGGACGTCGAGGGGATACGGCGGACGGTCGAACGCGAGGTCGGGTCCGGGGACGGGAAGTCGAAGACCTACGCGTCGCAGATCTCGACCGCGTCCGGTGAGACGATCGACGCGGAGATGACCGTCGCGCCGCTTCCCTCACAGGCCGACGCCGCTCCGGACAAGGTCGTCGTCGTCCGCGACGTGACCGAGCGCAACGAGCGCGAGCGCCGACTCGAAGCGCAGAACGAGCGCCTCGACAGTTTCGCCGGGATGCTGGCCCACGAGCTCCGCAACCCAGTCAACATCGGACAGATTTACAGCGCGCAGCTTCCCGCCGAACCGAACCCGGACGCGGTCGGCTACGTTGCGGACGCCTTCGACCGCATCGAGGACATCATCGACGTCATGCTGGTCATCACGGGCGAGCGGGACGTGGTCCCCTCCTCGGGACCGGTCCAACTCGCGGCAGTCGCACTGGAGGCGTGGGAGGAGGTGGACGCGCCCGGAGCCACCCTCGAATTGGAACTCGACTTCGCGGCGGCGGTCGACGAGACGTACACCAGACACCTCTTTCGGAACCTATTCGAAAACGCCATCGAGCACGGGGGAAGCGACGTCACCCTCACCGTCGGCGAACTCCCGACCGGGTTCTACGTGGCCGACGACGGGATCGGCATCTCGGAGAGCACTCGACGGGAGATATTCCAGTCGGGGTACACCACTGCGGGCGATCAGGGCGGGATGGGTCTCGGACTGGCGTTCGTCCGGCAGTTGACGGACGTGTACGGCTGGACGTGCTCGGTGACTGAGAGCGAGTCCGGCGGGGCGCGCTTCGAGTTCGAGAACGTGACGGACGGGGTCGCGTAG
- a CDS encoding ornithine cyclodeaminase family protein, translating into MQTLLLGSDDVTEHADLRAVIDAVESAFAADARGDTIMPAKSYIDLPQYNGDFRSMPAYVNAGEWDAAAVKWVNVHPDNPTDHDLPTVLGTLIYSDPETAFPLAVMDGTVLTRLRTGAAAAVATDHLAIEDARSLGLVGAGTQAYTQLEAIAAVRDIEEVVVADRDEAKQRAFGERFGDRFDVRPGSIEDAAACDVLSTITPVESPIVEREWLGERTHVNAIGADAAGKHEHDDRTLLDAKLVIDDYEQCTHSGEINVPWSEGTLTEDDLYGELGSVVAGDLAGREPDDGITLFDSTGLAIQDVAAAHVTYERATEGGGGTPFSLVGTETT; encoded by the coding sequence ATGCAGACGCTGCTGCTCGGTTCCGACGACGTGACGGAACACGCCGACCTGAGAGCGGTCATCGACGCTGTCGAGTCGGCGTTCGCGGCCGACGCGCGCGGCGACACTATCATGCCCGCGAAGTCCTACATCGACCTCCCGCAGTACAACGGCGACTTCCGGTCGATGCCCGCCTACGTGAACGCGGGCGAGTGGGACGCCGCCGCCGTCAAGTGGGTCAACGTCCACCCGGACAACCCGACCGATCACGACCTCCCGACTGTGTTGGGCACGCTCATCTACTCGGACCCCGAGACGGCGTTTCCCCTCGCGGTGATGGACGGCACCGTCCTCACGCGCCTGCGGACGGGCGCGGCCGCCGCCGTCGCCACCGACCACCTCGCGATCGAGGACGCTCGCTCGCTCGGCCTCGTCGGCGCGGGCACGCAGGCATACACCCAACTGGAGGCCATCGCCGCCGTCCGCGACATCGAGGAGGTGGTCGTCGCCGACCGCGACGAAGCCAAACAGCGGGCGTTCGGCGAGCGCTTCGGCGACCGCTTCGACGTGCGACCGGGGTCTATCGAGGACGCCGCCGCCTGCGACGTGCTCTCGACGATAACGCCGGTCGAATCGCCCATCGTCGAGCGGGAGTGGCTCGGCGAGCGCACCCACGTCAACGCCATCGGGGCCGACGCCGCCGGCAAGCACGAACACGACGACCGGACGCTACTGGACGCGAAACTCGTCATCGACGACTACGAGCAGTGTACCCACTCCGGCGAGATCAACGTCCCGTGGAGCGAGGGGACGCTCACCGAGGACGACCTCTACGGCGAACTCGGGAGCGTCGTCGCCGGCGACCTGGCCGGACGCGAACCCGACGACGGCATCACGCTCTTCGATTCGACGGGACTGGCGATTCAGGACGTGGCGGCCGCGCACGTCACCTACGAGCGCGCTACCGAGGGCGGCGGCGGGACGCCGTTCTCGCTAGTCGGGACGGAGACGACCTAA
- a CDS encoding DUF7535 family protein, which yields MAEDADESTGSILPEPLRTVTPLSRPHPDESMNLIGWGMFLGLLILLMPLLPFIVIVWLISKATDALTPS from the coding sequence ATGGCAGAAGACGCAGACGAGTCGACCGGCTCCATCCTGCCGGAACCGTTGCGAACCGTCACGCCCCTCTCCCGTCCGCATCCCGACGAGAGCATGAACCTCATCGGCTGGGGGATGTTTCTCGGCCTGTTGATCCTCCTGATGCCGCTGTTGCCGTTCATCGTCATCGTCTGGCTCATCTCGAAGGCGACCGACGCGCTGACGCCCAGTTAG
- a CDS encoding SDR family NAD(P)-dependent oxidoreductase, with translation MSTSEAGRVVAVTGANEGIGYYLLRALSERGYRVVGLDIEVENLEPLQASRPDRIRFSECDVTADAAVETAIEGVLAEWGRIDILVNNAAVFDFAPFAAQTLADTRREFDVNFFGYLRTIRAVLPHMRERGEGVIHNMSSGVGLVGHPGLSGYAATKGAVEAFTRSLRLELRDEDIRCTVMHPPLTRTRSALELGYPESLLRDPAGVGRKLAAEIESTGPVVTADWTVTLGLALARWFPSIVEKGTERFVAEFETTTERGER, from the coding sequence ATGTCCACTTCCGAGGCGGGACGCGTCGTCGCGGTCACCGGTGCGAACGAGGGCATCGGCTACTACCTGCTTCGCGCGCTGTCCGAGCGCGGGTACCGGGTCGTCGGACTCGACATCGAGGTGGAGAACCTCGAACCGTTGCAGGCGTCCCGTCCCGACCGAATTCGGTTCTCCGAGTGCGACGTGACGGCCGACGCGGCCGTCGAGACGGCGATAGAGGGGGTGCTGGCGGAGTGGGGACGGATAGATATCCTCGTCAATAACGCCGCGGTATTCGACTTCGCCCCGTTCGCGGCCCAGACGCTCGCGGACACTCGCCGCGAGTTCGACGTGAACTTCTTCGGCTACCTGCGGACGATTCGCGCCGTCTTGCCGCACATGCGGGAACGGGGCGAGGGGGTCATCCACAATATGAGCTCCGGCGTCGGACTCGTCGGTCATCCGGGGCTCTCGGGGTACGCCGCGACGAAGGGGGCCGTCGAGGCGTTTACCCGATCGCTTCGACTGGAACTACGAGACGAGGACATCCGGTGTACGGTGATGCATCCGCCGCTCACCCGAACGCGGTCGGCGCTCGAACTCGGCTACCCGGAGTCCCTGCTGCGCGACCCCGCGGGCGTGGGGCGGAAACTGGCGGCCGAAATCGAATCGACGGGACCGGTCGTCACGGCCGACTGGACGGTGACACTCGGGCTGGCGCTCGCCCGGTGGTTCCCCTCTATCGTGGAGAAGGGGACCGAGCGGTTCGTCGCGGAGTTCGAGACGACCACAGAGCGGGGCGAGCGGTAG
- a CDS encoding DUF4188 domain-containing protein — MLPPINTRLVADIDGDFVIYINGMRLNRLRAVHKWLLAGRKIAKMFERLESDPDSGFLGYQPAFMGLRTGAAIQYWRSLEDLRRFARDPEDLHVPAWQWYNDEVDSGGGVGFWAELYVIEDGNYETFFRNVPPIGLGTVADMVPASDQRRRLGLSGTGTPPPEDGDDGRRVS; from the coding sequence ATGTTACCGCCCATCAATACGCGGCTGGTCGCGGACATCGACGGCGATTTCGTGATTTACATCAACGGGATGCGACTGAACAGGCTTCGGGCCGTCCACAAGTGGCTCCTCGCCGGGCGGAAGATAGCGAAGATGTTCGAGCGACTGGAATCCGATCCGGACAGCGGCTTTCTGGGCTATCAGCCGGCGTTCATGGGACTGCGAACCGGCGCAGCCATCCAATACTGGCGCTCGCTGGAGGATTTACGACGGTTCGCGCGGGACCCGGAGGACCTCCACGTTCCGGCCTGGCAGTGGTACAACGACGAGGTCGACAGCGGCGGGGGCGTCGGATTCTGGGCGGAACTCTACGTCATCGAGGACGGCAACTACGAGACGTTCTTCCGGAATGTGCCGCCCATCGGGCTGGGGACGGTCGCAGACATGGTCCCCGCGTCCGACCAGCGTCGTCGTCTCGGCTTGTCTGGGACTGGGACGCCGCCGCCCGAAGACGGCGACGACGGACGACGGGTCTCGTGA
- the leuS gene encoding leucine--tRNA ligase: MTTTGEERERGFDHGEVEPRWQAAWDDADVFRIDDDAEDPEYVLAMFPYTSGSLHMGHVRNYTITDAFARFERMRGEDVLHPMGWDSFGLPAENAAEERDTNPRDWTMQCIDSMKEQLTEMGFGYDWEREITTCEPEYYRWNQWLFKRFREEGLVERQAAELNWCPSCETVLADEQVEGEGDEELCWRCETPIEHREMDQWFFTITDYADELLSALDDLEGWPNNVREMQRNWIGKQEGASVAFEIPGYGDVDIFTTRLDTIYGATYFSLAPGHPVAREIAEDNEEVAEYVEMAEAADEDDLDVTSGVFTGEYAKNPATGEEIPVYVADYVLTDVGTGALYAVPAHDDRDHEFAEAHGVPIKQVVEPGPEAEVDADEIDVQAEAYTEDGVLVDSGEFDGLHSEEARDAFVEEFDGEHRTEYNLRDWGISRQRYWGTPIPMIRCEDCGHVPVPDEDLPVELPEFVHTTGNPLDAAEEWKQVDCPDCGGDAVRETDTMDTFVDSSWYFLRYTSPDLDEVPFDGDRASDWMPVDQYVGGIEHAVMHLLYARFFTKVVNDLDMLSDAREPFTNLTNQGMVLGEDGHKMSKSRGNGVSPQRIIEEYGADTARLFIMEAAQPEKELAWSAEEVQSAHSFLQNVYRLAEEFADGDIEMGPDGADIADYVSREIDATAARATEEYEQFRFNHALQALRELVSLLRRYEDATTPDAEVLERGVRVAAKLLAPVAPHVGEEMWERLDREGLLAEADWPSADAPEGYDVERRLVENTREDVRDIVDTVGIEDPTTITLAVAPEWKHRVVEIARDADNVVPAVMQNEDLQRHGEAAADFAKDLAGRAQYDETLSPEGELAALKRATWLIEREFDAEVVVRSAEDADDSLAKKAEPGRPAIDIEE; the protein is encoded by the coding sequence ATGACCACGACTGGCGAGGAACGCGAGCGCGGGTTCGACCACGGCGAGGTCGAACCGCGCTGGCAGGCGGCGTGGGACGACGCCGACGTGTTCCGCATCGACGACGACGCCGAGGACCCCGAGTACGTGCTGGCGATGTTCCCGTACACCTCGGGGAGCCTCCACATGGGCCACGTCCGGAACTACACCATCACCGACGCGTTCGCCCGTTTCGAGCGGATGCGCGGGGAAGACGTCCTGCACCCGATGGGGTGGGACTCCTTCGGCCTGCCCGCCGAGAACGCCGCCGAGGAACGGGACACCAATCCGCGGGACTGGACGATGCAGTGTATCGACTCGATGAAGGAACAGCTGACCGAGATGGGGTTCGGCTACGACTGGGAGCGGGAGATCACGACCTGCGAACCGGAGTACTACCGGTGGAACCAGTGGCTGTTCAAGCGCTTCCGCGAGGAGGGTCTCGTGGAGCGACAGGCCGCCGAGCTGAACTGGTGTCCCTCCTGCGAGACGGTGCTGGCCGACGAGCAGGTCGAGGGCGAGGGAGACGAGGAGCTGTGCTGGCGCTGTGAGACGCCCATCGAGCACCGCGAGATGGACCAGTGGTTCTTCACCATCACCGACTACGCCGACGAACTGCTCTCGGCCTTAGACGACCTGGAGGGGTGGCCGAACAACGTCCGCGAGATGCAGCGCAACTGGATCGGCAAGCAGGAGGGCGCGAGCGTCGCCTTCGAGATTCCGGGCTACGGCGACGTGGACATCTTCACGACGCGGCTCGACACCATCTACGGCGCGACGTACTTCTCGCTGGCCCCGGGCCACCCGGTCGCCCGGGAGATCGCCGAGGACAACGAGGAGGTCGCCGAGTACGTCGAGATGGCCGAGGCCGCCGACGAGGACGACTTGGACGTGACCTCTGGCGTCTTCACCGGCGAGTACGCGAAGAACCCCGCGACGGGCGAGGAGATTCCGGTCTACGTCGCCGACTACGTGCTGACCGACGTGGGGACCGGCGCGCTCTACGCCGTGCCCGCCCACGACGACCGCGACCACGAGTTCGCGGAGGCCCACGGCGTCCCGATCAAGCAGGTCGTCGAACCCGGTCCCGAGGCCGAGGTGGACGCCGACGAGATCGACGTGCAGGCGGAGGCATACACCGAGGACGGCGTCCTCGTCGACAGCGGCGAGTTCGACGGCCTCCACAGCGAGGAGGCCCGCGACGCCTTCGTGGAGGAGTTCGACGGCGAGCACCGGACGGAGTACAACCTCCGGGACTGGGGCATCTCACGGCAGCGCTACTGGGGAACGCCCATCCCGATGATCCGCTGTGAGGACTGCGGTCACGTCCCGGTCCCCGACGAGGACCTGCCGGTGGAACTGCCGGAGTTCGTCCACACGACCGGGAACCCGCTGGACGCCGCCGAGGAGTGGAAACAGGTCGACTGTCCGGACTGCGGCGGCGACGCCGTCCGCGAGACGGACACGATGGACACGTTCGTCGACTCCTCCTGGTACTTCCTGCGTTACACCTCGCCGGACCTCGACGAGGTCCCCTTCGACGGCGACCGGGCCAGCGACTGGATGCCGGTCGACCAGTACGTCGGCGGCATCGAACACGCCGTGATGCACCTGCTGTACGCCCGCTTCTTCACGAAGGTCGTGAACGACCTCGACATGCTCTCCGACGCGCGCGAGCCGTTCACGAACCTGACGAACCAGGGGATGGTGCTCGGCGAGGACGGCCACAAGATGTCCAAGAGCCGCGGCAACGGCGTCTCGCCCCAGCGCATCATCGAGGAGTACGGCGCGGACACCGCCCGCCTGTTCATCATGGAGGCTGCCCAGCCGGAGAAGGAACTGGCCTGGAGCGCCGAGGAGGTCCAGTCGGCCCACTCCTTCCTCCAGAACGTCTACCGGTTGGCCGAGGAGTTCGCGGACGGCGATATCGAGATGGGTCCCGACGGCGCGGACATCGCCGACTACGTCTCCCGCGAGATCGACGCGACGGCGGCCCGCGCCACCGAGGAGTACGAGCAGTTCCGCTTCAACCACGCGCTGCAGGCGCTGCGGGAACTCGTCTCCCTGCTCCGTCGCTACGAGGACGCGACCACGCCCGACGCCGAGGTGCTCGAACGCGGCGTCAGGGTCGCGGCGAAACTGCTCGCGCCGGTCGCCCCCCACGTCGGCGAGGAGATGTGGGAGCGCTTAGACCGCGAGGGCCTTTTGGCCGAGGCCGACTGGCCCAGCGCCGACGCGCCCGAGGGCTACGACGTCGAGCGCCGGCTGGTCGAGAACACCCGCGAGGACGTCCGCGACATCGTCGACACCGTCGGCATCGAGGACCCGACGACCATCACGCTCGCCGTCGCGCCCGAGTGGAAGCACCGGGTCGTGGAGATCGCCCGCGACGCGGACAACGTCGTCCCCGCGGTGATGCAGAACGAGGACCTCCAGCGCCACGGCGAGGCCGCCGCCGACTTCGCCAAGGACCTCGCGGGCCGCGCCCAGTACGACGAGACGCTCTCGCCCGAGGGCGAACTGGCGGCTCTGAAGCGGGCGACGTGGCTCATCGAACGCGAGTTCGACGCCGAGGTGGTCGTCCGCTCGGCCGAGGACGCCGACGACTCGCTGGCGAAGAAGGCCGAACCGGGTCGGCCGGCGATCGACATCGAGGAGTAG
- a CDS encoding peroxiredoxin: MVLEPGSVVPAVAAENQRGERVRPDFSRPTVVYFYPKDDTPGCTTEARQFEDRHDDYEEVGVAVYGVSTDDVDSHREFAEAHDLGFDLLADPDGTVAEAFDVDLRDGRTPRTTFVVAQEQVVGVYEGVRPDGHATDVLRDLAEAGLVDAAEQ, translated from the coding sequence ATGGTCCTCGAACCGGGGTCGGTAGTGCCGGCGGTCGCCGCCGAGAATCAACGCGGCGAGCGGGTCCGCCCGGACTTCTCGCGCCCGACGGTCGTCTACTTCTACCCGAAGGACGACACGCCGGGCTGTACGACCGAGGCCAGGCAGTTCGAGGACCGCCACGACGACTACGAGGAGGTCGGCGTCGCCGTCTACGGCGTCTCGACCGACGACGTGGACAGTCACCGCGAGTTCGCCGAGGCCCACGACCTCGGGTTCGACCTGCTGGCGGACCCCGACGGCACCGTCGCCGAGGCGTTCGACGTGGACCTGCGAGACGGGCGGACCCCGCGGACGACGTTCGTCGTCGCCCAAGAGCAGGTCGTCGGCGTCTACGAGGGCGTCCGCCCCGACGGCCACGCGACCGACGTGCTGCGCGACCTCGCCGAAGCGGGCCTCGTCGACGCCGCCGAACAGTAG